The Arachis ipaensis cultivar K30076 chromosome B07, Araip1.1, whole genome shotgun sequence genome includes a window with the following:
- the LOC107609478 gene encoding uncharacterized protein LOC107609478, whose protein sequence is MVRKRFQAQEPKTGLYYAQNFLKKIGLGKENYYFWKQIGKALLCTYAIAGAVWLYNETSPLGWWTLKPRPKEEWELAHLYEYRQFPYPGDEEAMQEFIANGGMIGTTIGPKGTIETDKDALNYQKQLQDKKFEQEALKMWMRMRNEVIGELQEQGFDLE, encoded by the exons ATGGTTCGGAAGCGATTTCAGGCACAGGAACCCAAAACAG GTCTATACTATGCTCAGAACTTCCTAAAGAAAATTGGGTTAGGAAAAGAGAACTATTACTTCTGGAAACAAATCGGTAAGGCTTTGCTTTGCACCTACGCAATTGCAGGCGCAGTGTGGCTATACAACGAGACATCGCCACTAGGGTGGTGGACGCTGAAGCCACGACCAAAAGAAGAGTGGGAACTAGCTCACTTGTATGAGTACCGACAGTTCCCATACCCCGGAGATGAGGAAGCAATGCAGGAGTTCATTGCAAATGGTGGAATGATTGGAACAACCATTGGTCCTAAAGGGACTATTGAGACTGATAAGGATGCATTGAATTACCAGAAACAGTTACAGGACAAGAAGTTTGAGCAAGAAGCTCTGAAAATGTGGATGAGGATGAGGAATGAGGTCATTGGTGAGCTTCAGGAACAAGGCTTTGATTTAGAATGA